TAGCCTCTGCTTCCCCTAAGGtctgacttacataataaacatgaaattgtgtaccttgctcttctcgaattaGGACGCCACTTAGCGTGATTTCCGATACCGCCAAGTATAAGTACAACTTCTCATATGTCctcggagtgtgaagtagtggcaggctcgataggtaccGCTTCAATTTTTCTAGtacctgttggcattccggggtccaggcgaaatcgttcttcattttgagtagggagaagaatttgtggcttcgatctgatgacctcgaaatgaatcagCCTAAGGCAGCTATCTGCCCGGTCAGCCTTTGCACTTCTTTCATGCTATCCACGACGATGATGTCTTTGATGGCCTTaattttgttggggttgatctcgattccccgattcgataccatgaaaccaaggaacttgcccgatccaaccccgaaagcacatttctcggggttgagcttcatgttgtattttcttaaaatCTTGAACATTTCCTGCAAATTAGTCAAATGGTcttctgctcgcagggacttaactagcatgtcatcaatgtaaacttccattgacttacctatttgttcttcgaacattttattcactaggcgttggtaagtagctcctgcgtttttttagcccgaatggcattacattatagcaataggttccgtacttagtgataaatgaagttttttcctagtCCCCCGGGGTCAttcgaatttgattgtacccggagtaggtgTTGAGAAAAGTAAGGTtctcgtggccggctgtggcatcgatcatgcgatcgatgctaggcagtgaaaaagaatctttggggcgtgctttgtttagatctttataatctatgcacattctaagtttgttcccctttttagggactacaactatgttggctaaccactcgggattttttacctcccgaattgatcctattttgagaagtttagttacctcatcctttacaaATGCGTATTTTACCTCGGACTgtggtcttcttttttgctttaccggtttgaacctagggtccaagctcaaCTGGTGTGTCATTATCGACGGTGGAGTCCCTGCCATGTATAAATGGGACCAAGAAgtttatgttatcaataagaaatcgaatgagtttttccctgagttCGAGGGTCAAtctcgttcccaggtatacccTTTTCTCGGGCAGATATTCGATTAATATGacctgctccagttcttcgatcgtAGATTTGGTAGCGTTGGAGTCGTCGGGGATGATGAAAGCTCGAGGTGTCAGAAACTCTTCCTCGTCATCCTTTATTTCCTGTTCCACTGGTTCGATCGAGAttggtggctgtgattgctatttggtttctcgtCTATCTTTAGTGCTCGATCTTTCAGAGATCAATAGCATTGGCATCGGTGTTACCTCATCAACTGCAAACATTTCCTTCGCAGCATGTTGCTCCCCGTATACTGTTTTCACACCGTCCGACGTAGGATATTTCATTACTTGGTGGAGGGTCGAAGGCACTGccttcatattgtggatccaaggtcttccgagtattgcattgtatctcatatcgccttccaTTATgtggaatttggtattttggatggtTCCGGCTACATTCACTGGTAGAGTAATCTCCCCTTTAGTCGTTTTACTGGCCATATTGAAACCGTTCAAGACCCTAGCTGCAAGCACGACTTGATTCTGCAAACCGAGCTACTCCACCACCcaagatcggatgatattcgcaaAGCTACCTGGATCTGCTAAAATATGCTTAACTTGGGCTTTATTTAATatgatagaaattaccagagcgttgttgtgaggttgagagatgcCCTTGGCTACttcaattccaaatgataaagtgCCCTCGGGTACATAAcctcgagttcgtttttcccaTGTGGCTAGTATCTTGCCGTACTTGAGCACGGGTTCCTGAGGAGTATCGACCCTACCGATGATCATATGGATGATATGCACAGGTTCCTCTTGTTTATCCTTTTtgttggcgtccctttctctgaagtgattcctggctcggtcgctgaggaactctcgaaggtggtcCTCATCGAATAGgcgggctacctcttctcttaattttctacaatcctcagtcctgtggccatgcgtgccatgatacttgcacatcgaattcgggtttctttgggaagggtcagtttgcatgggtctgggccacctagtatctttgattcttccgATCGCCTATACAATGCCCGATGTGTCGACACTGAAATTTTACTCCGATAGCCGGGGTGCCTCTATGGGATCGCcatatttatcgaagccactCTTGCTCATAAGCCCCCGGGAATTTTGTCTTCGATCACTCCTTCGATTGTTCTGAGCGGAGTTGTGCGCCGAGCCATTGTTCATTCGATCTGTGAtgtacggttgatatcggtctctattCGACCTTCGTTCTCTATCGATAtccctttgttttttttataGCTGCCCTATTTTGGTGCATGGATCCGGAAggagctcccaactggtcgtcttcgaccctgatttttgactaATATCagttgtgcacatctgcccaagtcattgttggatactcgatcaaattttgcttcagccgacgtgatgctattgaactttactcattcaacccttgggtgaaataTTGGACGGCCcagtcgtctgtgaccggtggcaattccatgcgttccatttgaaatcaggacatgaactcccttagcatttcattaccgctttgctttactttgaagaggtccaatttccttgttgcaacctttatggcaccagcatgcgCCTTTACAAACGAGTCCGCTAACATGGTAAacgaatcgatggaatttgggtggcaaattatgataccaaatcatcgctcccttctagagggtctctccgaatttctttaATAACACgaattcgatctcgtcgtcttccagatcgttacccttgatggcacacgtgtaagaggtgacttgttcgtaccattatatttgggaGTTTCGGGCATACGAAAATTTTTGGGGATtagttttggggctgcactcgaggaAACAGGCTTTTGGATGAATTTCTTCGAATctaacccttttatcattggtggagctcccgggatctaatcgaccctggaattatatgtttctacttttttatcgttggcttcgactcgctttgtgagttcctcgagcaattttgtaatttcgggagtagtccccgattcttgctcatttcacttcactatggctggctccgttctgtgggtgatttcctGAAGCGGATCGGGCTCCGGTTTGCTTTGTACCTGAGTTtagctctgcaactgagctatcgctatttgctgagcttgtaacatctcgaagatcatccgtaagtTGACTCTGATCTCCtccacgttatgggtgtctcaagctacggatcgagtaccgccctgaatgcttttttTCGGTTCGGAACGTTAGTTCGCCTCAAGAGCCACTTGTGAATTGACGTCTAGtggtacttcgactcgagctttAGTGACATCGTTAAGTGGCCTTCCGGCCCTGGgtatcaagttgttggtttcatcctgaaggctggcttcgtggtcgataggtaaagccatgaATCGAGGGTTTACCATTGCTGATTCGGAGTTGTAAACTGGTGCGTATTGCGGATTTGTATCAAACAActactgttatccttagccccacggtgggcgccaaactgtttacctgaaaaatcggatatagttgaatttataagtagttctaaggatGCGTGATATAGCCTGACATAAATTGTATGTAGAAGTGAAAATGTTTGGATTCTTGGCTATAGAAATGAGATATAAATTATTGAACTAGAAGAGTGAGTATGTTGAGTCAAAAAGCTTAAGAGATTTATTCTTCAATAAATAGAAGCAGTCTGTTCTTGCCCTCTCCCCCCTCATTTCAAAGATTCCCCCCTATAATAGGGGGatgttactttatttataataataaaaaatatatagtggagaacccatgatgaattatctcttcctcgattcctgccaagattctctcccctagtgcggttgcaacggctcttcgagctcgatactggctcgagctcggtattggatcgagccctcgaccttgagttcgagttcgacatTCGGGGTGAGTGTCAATCGGTCGGTGCATCTCCGACAACCTTCTTCTTGCCTTGCGATTTGATTTGGtcatgggctcgataatgatatcgagccgATTCCTCGATCGGGCTCGGAGCTCGAGGCTTGTATGTACTATCCTCGGAACTCGTCTCGAGCTCTCACTTCGGTCGCTTACCATTCGAGCTCGAACAAACGTACGGAGATTGAAATCTATTTGGACCGTATACAACTAGCTTCTCAAATGATTTGACCGATCTTGCTTAAATCGAGAGGGAAAAAATCCAATGCACCATACAATTGATGAATTCagattaaaattttataaaagtttaactggtcaaatataaattatagTTCCTTCCATGTTCAATTTGACTGGCTTGGCAAGCCAGGCTGTTTATTTAATTTCCAAATCCACACATTAACATTACAATATTGGCGTATCTTTAGGTCCCCACCACCTCAGAGTTACCCACACAGGCTAGAACGGCACAAACCATTTGGCCTTCTGGCACTCTGCTGCAGCTGCTATATACACCCATTGTATAGGTAAGGTAAGGTCCCCCACCCCTGCCTACTaactcattttaaaaatataggattcCTCTCAAATCTGCGATATCCAAATATTCCCACCCTACCTTGTTAAATCTATGTTCAAATATCAcatatttcattttttattttcctttcaaGTTCCGCCATTATTACTTTGGTCATTAGTATAGCTGGCAAATCCCCACCCATTGTCACCAAACCAAAAATTTCCATATTCAAACCACATTACAGCTATCTCCCACAACCCACATTTAGCACTTTAATAGTAGTAGTCTCAAAGCCACTTAATAAGTAAGTTTTAATGTACCTAACTCCAGTTTTCAACCCTTGCGTGCACGCACATTCCCCTCAAATCCGCTACACATCAAAATCAAATCCTATTCCCTAATATCTCATTGTTAGGGTAGTTCAAACTAATTAATCACGTTATATCTTTAATCAGCTGAAGTACATATTTCCATTTGAATACAAAAGAATGGGTAAATTTCAATAGCACCTCCATCATTTTGCAACTACTAGTAGTATTAAGTTTGCGAAATACAAACCACCAGAAAGTAGACTAAACACTATCGTAATACTTGCAAATGAAGAATAGAGTAGAAAGAGGCATGAGTTCTACTAGAGGTTGAGGAAATACATTGACTGTTTAGGCAAATCGAATTAAGATAACCACCGTTGACATTGAcaacttgaaatggtgaaaaagTTTACAAGAGCAAAACACCAAGTTAAGAAAAAACAGCAAAATGCCCTGCCAGTCAAATCCCCCACTCTCTCTGTACATATTGAAGAAGTAGCCTAATGTTCGTTAGTAGTACTAACAATCAGCCAAATTTTTTTAACTAGTGATGACCGACGAAATCTAAAACCCATCGCCATCATTTTACCACTCACAAAAAAAGCagtaaaaaaagaaataaaacaacggAATGAAAAAAGACTAGTCAGGAGAGTAAATCCTGAGAAGGGCATAATTCTTTGCGAAGCTTTTGAGAGAAAAGCCTGCAAGCATCAATGCTGAGATCAACGGCAGCTGACAAAGCCACGTATGCCGCTGCATCCTCCGTGCAATTCACGTGCTGCACACTAACTTCCACCGTGGGTTTACTGCATTCACCTTCCACGCTAGCCGACATCACAAACCCTCGGTACATGCAATATGGCCACAGTCCGTACCCAAAGTCACCACTACCTCTAGGACTACACGCCGGTGACGTGGAGTTACCAGGTGTCAATTTCCCATTGGTTGAAACGCTGGTTCCGAGGTCTATCACGAATTTTCCGGCTTTACTACAGCTCAGTGTGGACTCGGCTAATACTATTCCAGTTGCGGCTGAGTCAGGGATAAGCTCAAACCGGTAGCCAAGGCTGTCTGCTGAACCACGTTCACGCCAGGCCTCGAGCCTGCCCCATGGTTTCCAAGTTCCGTCACCTGGCCGGAGAATTAGCCATGAGCCAGGGTTGGACCGGCTTACCCTGTCTGAACCGGGAGAAGCAACAAATGGTGTAACCATTGACGCAGCTGCAACTGGTGAACCGGAGAGATCGTGGACCGTGATTGACCAACCCTTTCGCTCCTTCCCTGGTCGCTCCCTTTCACTTCCGAACGAACTCAACCAATTTCGAGAACTACTATGCTCCAACGGTAAAGACCTGCACAATGCAGTTCCAATTTCGTTAAAATTTAtggaaaaaaatcatttttctaaatttaaacaaaaagagagagaagCTGTTCAAGGCGTAATGGAAAAGGGAGAAAATCATTTCTAATTACTGACATTGGAAGCAACTTTTTTCACTTTAGTTAGGATTCGTAAACCTAACTTTCCCGTACAATTTGAACATTCTTTTGCACTTGAATACTGAAAAATTCAAATCTTTTATGCGGCAAATGTAGTGTGAACCTAATTGTGTAAGTCAAGTCTGTCGGTATCAGAACTAAAGTGCAGGAAagattgaaaaaatatatattaagtaTCGAAACCAACCTGGACCTCTGATTGCGGTCGCCGGTGGTTCGAAAACTGAACTTGCATGTGAAAACCGGTTGACGAATGGTTCCTTGAATTTGAAACACTTGAGGACTGCATTCCGGTTCTCCGTCGAACTGAAACACGAATCTCGGGTCGGGTTCCGCCTTAACACTCAAATGAAATTGCGCACTTGAATTCTTTGCTTCTTTTCCGATAACTATCCAGCCATTATGGAACAATACTGACCTAGACTCCGTTCCCGCAAGATCCAAAGGCACGTCAACCTTCCCTAGCAACCTCCCGGAGTTCACACCACAGGTCGACCCTCGCCGGCCTGTGTAGATTGAGATTTTCAGGAACAACTTCCCACCGCCGAAGAGAGACTTTGCAACGAGCTTCTCGAGATCGCACTTGTTAAGGTGAAAACTCGCTGCGTGGCTTTGTACCTGAGCGTCCGGAAATTGACTCTCCGGAAAAATGCACGGCACAACTGCCGTCTGTAGAGGAAAATTCTTCAGCTTGATTTTACAATAGCACGGCGACGACGACGGGTGCACGACGGAATGAGCCGGCTTTGAAGCAAACGGAACTTTTAACGCCAAATTACACACACTGAGTCGCACAAAAGGACACGGATCCATTGCGGTTTGTTCCCTTCGGGTCAAACCAAAAAATCCAAACTCAAAACTCTCAGTTTTGTAAAGCTAAACGAAGTTGAAGAATTAAGTGAAGCGTAGGTTTAAGAGAAAAACTACTGTGTGCCGGAGTGGAGAAGAAATTGTAATAGAGTCCATAGAAATTTGTGCACAGAGAAGATATAACCCCTGGAATTGGCTCCACTAAAAAATACTAGGTTCATCTTTTGGAAGAAGAGGAACTCTAAAATAAGCCCCTTTTTGgtaatataaaaatagaaaaagaaaaaacactgtttattaaataattatttaatctatttgttcatttaatatatttattgTACGGAGAGGAGTGGGGTTTTAGCTGCTAAATAGAAGCTCTGTTCGTGGGGTTGGATTACAGCTGTGTACAGCCTGGCTTTGATTTTATGCCAGCAGGAGTTCGGCTCCATCTGTTTCGTTTAATGACCAGATTACCCTTGTGCCTACCAATTAAATTACCTTTATATCCTTAGTTGGTTGTGGTTGGGTCCCACGTGATGATCTCTCAACAGTTTGAGGCAAGGGGGAAGATGTTATGCATGGTCTCTTTTTGGCTGACTTTTTTCTGACACGTGGCATGACAGGATTGCAATTTGGCTTCGTGCTAAGTTTCTGATTAAAATAACGTCAGCATGAAGCAATATCATAGTTGTATTCTTTGTATAGTTAAGTTATAATCTAAACTCTTTTAGAAATTACTTAAAAATAATACGTAGACTAAGTTTGgcggatttaattattttaagcaGAAAAGTCAGCAAGTAGGATTAGTGGTATCCATTTATGCAGTTAGCTAATCATGTTTGAGGGATGTCTATGAATGAGTCGTCAAAAAATAATTCACCAACTTAAATGTCaatgataataatacaagggATTGCAAAAAAATTATGCCCCTATTTGTTTGTTAATTGCGATTTTGTCGTTAGGCGTGTTATTATCAATACTTGACTGCTTGTTATCTTATCAGGAAATAATATAATCTTAGGCTGAAAACTTATAGCcagtttggccaagtttttttgggtcaaaaatatatatatattttttttgccaaaaatacttttgacaaaaaaaattaaggtgtttggccaaatatttaaaagaaaaaaaaatatttttgaggagaagcagaaataATTTTAAGAAGCAGAAAAATATAGTTTTTCTTCAAAAGCACTTTTAtgagaaacacttttgagaaaaaaacaCTAAGAATCAATtttcaaaagtttggccaaatactaattactgctgtgcttttcaaattaattagccaaacacaaactgattctcaccaaaagtatatttttgaaaaacacttttaaaaaaaatatttctcaaaataagtatattttagaagtttggccaaacatacTATTAGCCGGGAAGAAATATTTGCAATTACAAACTCACTTAACTTCGTACTTGTCCTTTTTACCATTAAGGGGTGCGATCGAATGATTGGGATCCTTGCATTTTTAACTCAAAATCTTTGGTACAAATCTTAtagattaaaaagaaaattagAGCATTTTACTTCTTTAGTATGAATTTACTTGGTGCGAATTTAGATTAATCGGATGAATACTAGATGATCTAAACCAAAAAAAGAATACTTCATTGCTttcaattattttcaaataaacaaTATTGGATATGAAAATTTGACACGAAAAAGACAAACCACTAATTGCCAACTACAGCTAGATCTAACCAACTCTTTTTACTGGGATATAAGAAGTTTTGGGCTGGTTGCTCTGCTCCAGGACGATTAGCAAGAAGTTGGTCAAGAACAGGCCAACCCATTAATCATGATCCAGATAAGTGGGGTTGCAAGAAATCACGGGCTATAAATTGGATAGACTTTGCATAAACTCACAAGTCTAATAGTATATGCAATTGACCTATGAAACGTACTATATGTTTGTTCTTTTATGTATAACAATCACCAAGTTGTGTTTTGtatgtttttttattaattttttttttgttgttgtttgattgtCTGTAGAAGAAATGAAATTGTTTTGAGACCAAGTGAAGGAACAATTTCACCTTTTAAAAATCAAGTCATTATCGCCCCAACATGTAACATTATTGTCAATATGTTATACTTAACTTTTAAGAGAGCCGAATTATAGTGCATTATCTTGCATATTCCTCTAATTTCCTATAACAACTTTTATATCCGTATAACATCAGAGAGTGCTTTCGAAAGCAGTTTTGTTAACTATGATAATCAGTTGAAAACATTACCAAGTACACCCAACCCGTTTAGTAGTTGTGTCCGTGATCTATCTTTCATAATTCTTAAGGATTCGTCGTAATTAGGCTGTAGTCATTTCCTTTTGCCTGAGCTTTTCCTAAACTTATGTTCTCACGACCTTTCCTCATCAACAATTTTTCAGCTCGCTGCCCTAGCTTTGTGGTAAGGATACAACTTAAAGAACAACTTATTCAAATATTCGTTCATAGTGGCTAGGCGGACCGATAAAGTGGCTAGGCGGACAAAGGGCTTATGCGAAAGAGAGCATTGCTTTTCGAGAAGATAGTTCACTTTCCTACAATCCGTGCTCTAGCTCTTGACTCATACGACACTAACATTGGATAAGttagtttagtttcttttttctcAAGGCAA
The nucleotide sequence above comes from Nicotiana tabacum cultivar K326 chromosome 12, ASM71507v2, whole genome shotgun sequence. Encoded proteins:
- the LOC107767222 gene encoding uncharacterized protein LOC107767222, giving the protein MDPCPFVRLSVCNLALKVPFASKPAHSVVHPSSSPCYCKIKLKNFPLQTAVVPCIFPESQFPDAQVQSHAASFHLNKCDLEKLVAKSLFGGGKLFLKISIYTGRRGSTCGVNSGRLLGKVDVPLDLAGTESRSVLFHNGWIVIGKEAKNSSAQFHLSVKAEPDPRFVFQFDGEPECSPQVFQIQGTIRQPVFTCKFSFRTTGDRNQRSRSLPLEHSSSRNWLSSFGSERERPGKERKGWSITVHDLSGSPVAAASMVTPFVASPGSDRVSRSNPGSWLILRPGDGTWKPWGRLEAWRERGSADSLGYRFELIPDSAATGIVLAESTLSCSKAGKFVIDLGTSVSTNGKLTPGNSTSPACSPRGSGDFGYGLWPYCMYRGFVMSASVEGECSKPTVEVSVQHVNCTEDAAAYVALSAAVDLSIDACRLFSQKLRKELCPSQDLLS